A part of Pararoseomonas sp. SCSIO 73927 genomic DNA contains:
- a CDS encoding 2-oxoglutarate dehydrogenase E1 component, whose protein sequence is MPGVDILASAMTGANATFLADLYARWVQAPDSVDPSFAELFAALNDDARAVLEDATGASWAPRPRGGFAPEPEAPPPAKGGKGEKPAPAAAAPAADPAASRQQVVDSLRALMLIRAYRVRGHLEADLDPLGLQKKKPHTELDPKTYGFSDSDLDRPIFIDKVLGRETATLREVLAILKASYCGSIGVEFMHIQDPEQKAFIQQRIEGAPWKNAFKAEDKRTILEQLTAAEGFEAYCAKKFVGTKRFGLEGGESTIPAVQAVIAAGAKQGVNEIAIGMAHRGRLSTLVNVVKKPFTQVFAEFKGAGHAEDVQGSGDVKYHLGTSTDIEIEGRQVHLSLQPNPSHLEAVDPVVAGKVRARQDMAGDTKARTSVMGILLHGDAAFAGQGVVYETMAMSQLIGYRTGGTIHVVTNNQIGFTTTPAHAYSGLYCTDIAKSVQAPILHVNGDDPEAVVFAARLVTEFRMKFCSDVVLDIVCYRRHGHNESDEPAFTQPLMYARIKETPTTRTKYAGKLAAEGSIPEAEAKAIQDAFFAKMDEAFQASQTFKPNKADWLEGHWTGLKAPGNDEPETDTDTAVETGVLREVGAALSRVPEGFGANPKILRQLEAKKQAIETGEGIDWATGEALAFGTLLLDGHRVRLSGEDVQRGTFSQRHAYLIDQATQAEYVPLNNIREGQQRLEAFNSLLSEFGVLGFDYGYSLADPNTLVLWEGQFGDFANGAQVIIDQFIASAETKWLRMSGLVMLLPHGYEGQGPEHSSARLERYLQLCAERNMRVGNITTPANYYHALRRQMRANYRKPLILMTPKSLLRHKLAVSPLAEFGPGSRFQTVIGETDTIEAPEGVKRVVLCTGKVYYDLLQERRDKGVKDVAIIRVEQLYPFPSISLPKALAPYKNAEVVWCQEEPENMGAWTYIDRRIEGVLKQVGGKATRPVYVGRPAAASPATGLAKVHAQQQEALVRQALGLS, encoded by the coding sequence ATGCCCGGAGTGGATATCCTAGCCAGCGCGATGACGGGGGCGAACGCCACCTTCCTCGCGGACCTTTACGCCCGCTGGGTGCAGGCCCCCGACAGCGTGGACCCCTCCTTCGCCGAGCTCTTTGCCGCGCTGAACGACGACGCGCGCGCGGTGCTGGAGGACGCGACCGGCGCCTCCTGGGCCCCGCGCCCGCGCGGCGGCTTCGCGCCGGAGCCGGAGGCACCGCCCCCGGCCAAGGGTGGCAAGGGCGAGAAGCCCGCCCCCGCCGCGGCGGCGCCCGCCGCCGACCCGGCCGCCAGCCGTCAGCAGGTGGTGGATTCCCTCCGCGCCCTGATGCTCATCCGCGCCTATCGCGTGCGCGGCCACCTGGAGGCGGACCTCGATCCGCTGGGCCTGCAGAAGAAGAAGCCGCACACCGAGCTGGATCCGAAGACCTACGGCTTCTCGGATTCCGACCTGGACCGCCCGATCTTCATCGACAAGGTGCTGGGCCGCGAGACGGCGACGCTGCGCGAGGTCCTCGCGATCCTGAAGGCCAGCTACTGCGGCTCGATCGGCGTCGAGTTCATGCACATCCAGGACCCCGAGCAGAAGGCCTTCATCCAGCAGCGCATCGAGGGCGCGCCCTGGAAGAATGCCTTCAAGGCCGAGGACAAGCGCACCATCCTGGAGCAGCTGACGGCCGCGGAAGGCTTCGAGGCCTACTGCGCCAAGAAGTTCGTGGGCACCAAGCGCTTCGGGCTCGAGGGCGGCGAGAGCACCATCCCCGCCGTGCAGGCGGTGATCGCCGCCGGCGCGAAGCAGGGCGTGAACGAGATCGCCATCGGCATGGCCCACCGCGGCCGCCTCTCCACGCTGGTGAACGTGGTGAAGAAGCCGTTCACGCAGGTCTTCGCCGAGTTCAAGGGCGCGGGCCATGCGGAGGATGTGCAGGGCTCGGGCGACGTGAAGTACCACCTCGGCACCTCCACCGACATCGAGATCGAGGGCCGGCAGGTCCACCTCTCCCTCCAGCCCAACCCCTCCCACCTGGAGGCGGTGGACCCGGTGGTCGCGGGCAAGGTGCGCGCGCGCCAGGACATGGCGGGCGACACCAAGGCCCGTACCTCCGTGATGGGCATCCTGCTGCACGGCGACGCGGCCTTCGCCGGCCAGGGCGTGGTCTACGAGACGATGGCGATGAGCCAGCTCATCGGCTACCGCACCGGCGGCACGATCCACGTGGTGACGAACAACCAGATCGGCTTCACCACCACCCCGGCCCACGCCTATTCCGGCCTTTACTGCACGGACATCGCCAAGTCCGTGCAGGCGCCGATCCTGCACGTGAACGGGGACGACCCGGAGGCGGTGGTCTTCGCCGCCCGCCTGGTCACCGAGTTCCGGATGAAGTTCTGCTCCGACGTGGTGCTGGACATCGTCTGCTACCGCCGCCACGGCCACAACGAGAGCGACGAGCCGGCTTTCACCCAGCCCCTGATGTACGCCCGCATCAAGGAGACGCCGACCACCCGCACGAAGTACGCGGGGAAGCTGGCCGCGGAGGGCTCCATCCCCGAGGCCGAGGCCAAGGCCATCCAGGACGCCTTCTTCGCGAAGATGGACGAGGCCTTCCAGGCCAGCCAGACCTTCAAGCCGAACAAGGCGGACTGGCTGGAGGGACACTGGACCGGGCTGAAGGCCCCCGGCAACGACGAGCCGGAGACGGACACCGACACGGCGGTAGAGACCGGCGTGCTGCGCGAGGTGGGCGCCGCCCTCTCCCGCGTGCCGGAGGGCTTCGGGGCCAACCCGAAGATCCTGCGCCAGCTGGAGGCCAAGAAGCAGGCCATCGAGACGGGCGAGGGCATCGACTGGGCGACCGGCGAGGCGCTGGCCTTCGGCACCCTGCTGCTGGACGGCCACCGCGTCCGCCTCTCGGGCGAGGACGTGCAGCGCGGCACCTTCTCCCAACGCCACGCCTACCTCATCGATCAGGCGACGCAGGCCGAGTACGTGCCGCTGAACAACATCCGCGAGGGGCAGCAGCGGCTGGAGGCCTTCAACTCCCTGCTCTCCGAGTTCGGGGTGCTGGGCTTCGACTACGGCTACTCCCTGGCCGACCCGAACACGCTGGTTCTGTGGGAGGGGCAGTTCGGCGACTTCGCGAACGGCGCGCAGGTCATCATCGACCAGTTCATCGCCTCCGCCGAGACGAAGTGGCTGCGCATGTCCGGCCTCGTGATGCTGCTGCCGCACGGCTATGAGGGGCAGGGTCCCGAGCACTCCTCCGCCCGGCTGGAGCGCTACCTCCAGCTCTGCGCGGAGCGGAACATGCGGGTGGGCAACATCACCACCCCCGCCAACTACTACCACGCGCTACGGCGGCAGATGCGGGCGAACTACCGCAAGCCGCTGATCCTGATGACGCCGAAGTCGCTGCTGCGGCACAAGCTGGCCGTCTCCCCGCTGGCCGAGTTCGGCCCGGGCAGCCGCTTCCAGACCGTGATCGGCGAGACCGACACGATCGAGGCGCCGGAGGGGGTGAAGCGCGTCGTCCTCTGCACCGGCAAGGTCTACTACGACCTGCTGCAGGAGCGCCGGGACAAGGGCGTGAAGGACGTGGCGATCATCCGGGTGGAGCAGCTCTATCCCTTCCCCAGCATCTCCCTGCCCAAGGCCCTGGCGCCCTACAAGAACGCCGAGGTCGTGTGGTGCCAGGAGGAGCCGGAGAACATGGGCGCCTGGACGTACATCGACCGGCGGATCGAGGGCGTGCTGAAGCAGGTGGGCGGAAAGGCCACGCGGCCGGTCTATGTCGGCCGCCCGGCCGCGGCCAGCCCCGCGACGGGGCTTGCCAAGGTCCACGCGCAGCAGCAGGAAGCGCTCGTTCGCCAGGCGCTCGGGTTGAGCTGA
- a CDS encoding branched-chain amino acid aminotransferase yields the protein MTPPFDDRDGWIWLDGHFVPWREARLHVLTHGLHYASSVFEGERAYGGRIFRLREHTERLLASARIMGFSIPFGAEAIDAACEEALRRNGLTDAYIRPVAWRGSERLAVAARESRIHLAIAAWPWPNLFGDRGMRGISLAMAPWRRPSPDTAPTGAKASGLYMTGTLSKHAAEEQGFDDALMLDWRGDVAEATGANAFFVMNGEVHTPAPVGFLDGITRRAVMDLARGRGMKVVERRILPEEIGRAEEVFLTGTAAEVTPVRRIGDHRFTPGRITEVLVADYARLVRTSAALAPA from the coding sequence ATGACCCCGCCCTTCGACGACCGCGACGGCTGGATCTGGCTCGACGGCCATTTCGTTCCCTGGCGCGAAGCGAGGCTGCATGTGCTCACCCATGGCCTTCATTATGCCAGCAGCGTGTTCGAGGGCGAGCGGGCCTATGGCGGCCGCATCTTCCGCCTTCGGGAGCACACGGAGCGGCTTCTCGCCAGCGCGCGGATTATGGGCTTCTCCATCCCCTTCGGCGCCGAGGCGATCGACGCGGCCTGTGAGGAGGCCCTGCGCCGCAACGGGCTGACCGACGCCTATATCCGCCCCGTGGCCTGGCGCGGGTCGGAGCGGCTGGCGGTGGCGGCGCGGGAGAGCCGCATCCACCTCGCCATCGCCGCATGGCCCTGGCCGAACCTCTTCGGGGATCGCGGGATGCGGGGGATCTCGCTGGCGATGGCACCCTGGCGCCGCCCCTCGCCGGACACGGCGCCGACGGGGGCGAAGGCGAGCGGCCTCTACATGACCGGCACCCTCTCCAAGCACGCGGCGGAGGAGCAGGGCTTCGACGACGCGCTGATGCTGGACTGGAGGGGCGACGTGGCCGAGGCGACGGGGGCGAACGCCTTCTTCGTGATGAACGGGGAGGTCCACACCCCCGCCCCGGTCGGCTTCCTGGACGGCATCACCCGGCGGGCGGTGATGGATCTGGCGCGCGGCCGAGGGATGAAGGTGGTGGAGCGCCGCATCCTGCCGGAGGAGATCGGGCGGGCGGAGGAGGTTTTCCTGACCGGCACCGCGGCCGAGGTGACGCCGGTGCGGCGCATCGGGGATCACCGCTTCACCCCCGGCCGGATCACGGAGGTGCTGGTGGCCGACTATGCCCGCCTCGTCCGGACGAGTGCGGCGCTGGCGCCCGCCTGA
- a CDS encoding MarR family transcriptional regulator — protein sequence MSDGPDTRGGAAGRNLLFLREEELRLAQDLLFFGYRDFTAGPDAILAEMGMGRAHHRVLHFLGRRPGLTVGELLSILAITKQSLSRVLTPLVEGGYVAQAAGRADRRQRHLSLTPAGEALERRLFERQRETVTRAYREAGPMAVEGFRHVMRGLMGPEARRALERLGAPDRPSVRAVPPGKMDLGGKAP from the coding sequence ATGTCGGACGGGCCGGACACGCGCGGAGGCGCCGCCGGGCGGAACCTCCTCTTCTTGCGGGAGGAGGAGCTGCGCCTGGCGCAGGACCTTCTCTTCTTCGGCTACCGCGACTTCACCGCGGGGCCGGACGCCATCCTGGCGGAGATGGGCATGGGCCGGGCGCACCACCGGGTGCTGCACTTCCTGGGGCGGCGCCCCGGGCTGACGGTGGGGGAGCTGCTCTCCATCCTCGCCATCACCAAGCAGTCCCTCTCCCGCGTGCTGACGCCGCTGGTGGAGGGGGGCTACGTCGCCCAGGCGGCCGGCCGGGCGGACCGGCGGCAGCGCCACCTCTCCCTCACCCCCGCCGGGGAGGCGCTGGAGCGGCGCCTTTTTGAGCGGCAGCGGGAGACGGTGACGCGCGCCTACCGCGAGGCCGGGCCAATGGCGGTGGAAGGGTTCCGCCACGTCATGCGCGGGCTGATGGGGCCGGAGGCGCGGCGGGCGCTGGAGCGGCTGGGAGCGCCGGACCGCCCCTCCGTGCGCGCCGTGCCGCCGGGCAAGATGGATCTCGGGGGGAAGGCGCCGTGA
- a CDS encoding response regulator, which produces MSEAAHLLVVDDDSRLRTLLQRFLAEQGFRVSVAADSAAARQALAGMEYDLVVLDVMMPGETGLELTESLRREGQDVPILMLTAAGAPDDRIAGFEHGADDYLAKPFDPRELALRIRTILKRAAPPTSAPLPPVQLGLRWFDAERGELRGPEGVTRLTGGEASLLVALARRGGEVLSREEIAAAMGSPEAGERAVDVTVTRLRRKIEPDPREPRFLHTVRHKGYVLRPGA; this is translated from the coding sequence GTGAGCGAGGCCGCGCACCTGCTGGTGGTGGACGACGATTCCCGCCTCCGCACCCTCCTCCAGCGCTTCCTGGCGGAGCAGGGCTTCCGCGTTTCCGTCGCCGCCGATTCCGCCGCCGCGCGGCAGGCCCTGGCGGGGATGGAGTACGACCTCGTGGTGCTGGACGTGATGATGCCCGGGGAGACGGGGCTGGAACTGACGGAGAGCCTGCGCCGGGAGGGCCAGGACGTGCCGATCCTGATGCTCACCGCCGCCGGCGCCCCGGACGACCGGATCGCCGGCTTCGAGCACGGGGCGGACGACTACCTCGCCAAGCCCTTCGACCCGCGGGAGCTGGCCCTGCGCATCCGCACCATCCTGAAGCGCGCCGCCCCGCCGACATCGGCCCCCCTGCCCCCCGTGCAGCTCGGCCTGCGCTGGTTCGACGCGGAGCGGGGCGAGCTGCGCGGGCCGGAGGGGGTGACGCGGCTGACGGGCGGCGAGGCATCCCTGCTGGTGGCCCTGGCCCGGCGCGGGGGCGAGGTGCTGTCGCGTGAGGAGATTGCCGCCGCCATGGGCAGCCCGGAAGCGGGGGAGCGCGCGGTGGACGTGACCGTGACCCGCCTGCGTCGGAAGATCGAGCCCGACCCGCGGGAGCCGCGATTCCTGCACACGGTCCGCCACAAGGGCTATGTGTTGCGCCCCGGCGCCTAG
- a CDS encoding ATP-binding protein, translating into MRRRRLRGLVHGLLRPLVPRGLLARALLIVLIPLVVTQGIALQIFYGTHLDVISRRLASGVAGDVGMVVELLTRYPRGADGEDERGWIFREAAWRMDLSLAFEPAAELGPPAQRPASLPLLPLEEDLDRALKERVRLPFDTDWQTDPRSVIIRVGLPDGVLHVEASRKRLFWGTIYLFFIWLVGASLLLFAAAALFMKNQVRAIRRLAGASEAFGKGRDTGPIKPEGASEVRQAAAAFNGMRANIRRFVAQRTEMLAGISHDLRTPLTRLRLGLAMLPADAQADGVEMTQDVEEMERMIASYLAFARGEVLEAPEPTDLVALVREVAERAPAEGGEVAVEAPPSLTLPLRADALRRCLGNLLDNARRHAAHVAIAVRPTPGWAEVHVDDDGPGIPADTREGAFKPFASFSTGGTGLGLAIARDIARAHGGEIALEESPMGGLRATIRLPM; encoded by the coding sequence ATGCGCCGCCGCCGCCTGCGCGGCCTGGTGCACGGGCTGCTGCGCCCCCTGGTGCCGCGCGGCCTGCTCGCCCGCGCGCTGCTGATCGTGCTGATCCCCCTGGTGGTCACCCAGGGCATCGCGCTGCAGATCTTCTACGGCACCCACCTCGACGTTATCTCCCGCCGCCTCGCCTCCGGGGTGGCGGGGGACGTGGGCATGGTGGTGGAACTCCTCACCCGCTACCCGCGCGGCGCGGACGGGGAGGATGAGCGCGGCTGGATCTTCCGCGAGGCGGCGTGGCGCATGGACCTGTCGCTGGCCTTCGAGCCGGCGGCAGAGCTGGGCCCGCCCGCCCAGCGCCCGGCCAGCCTGCCCCTGCTGCCGCTGGAGGAGGACCTGGACCGCGCCTTGAAGGAGCGCGTGCGCCTGCCCTTCGACACGGACTGGCAGACGGATCCGCGCAGCGTGATCATCCGCGTGGGCCTGCCCGACGGCGTGCTGCACGTGGAGGCGTCCCGCAAGCGCCTGTTCTGGGGCACGATCTACCTGTTCTTCATCTGGCTCGTTGGCGCTTCCCTCCTCCTCTTCGCGGCGGCGGCGCTGTTCATGAAGAACCAGGTGCGGGCCATCCGCCGCCTGGCGGGCGCGTCGGAGGCCTTCGGCAAGGGGCGGGACACCGGCCCGATCAAGCCGGAGGGCGCGAGCGAGGTGCGGCAGGCCGCCGCCGCCTTCAACGGCATGCGCGCCAATATCCGCCGCTTCGTCGCCCAGCGCACGGAGATGCTGGCGGGGATCAGCCACGACCTCCGCACCCCTCTCACCCGCCTCCGCTTGGGGCTGGCCATGCTGCCCGCGGACGCGCAGGCGGACGGGGTGGAGATGACCCAGGACGTGGAGGAGATGGAGCGCATGATCGCCTCCTACCTCGCCTTCGCGCGGGGGGAGGTGCTGGAGGCGCCGGAGCCCACCGACCTCGTCGCCCTGGTGCGGGAGGTGGCGGAGCGCGCCCCGGCCGAGGGCGGGGAGGTGGCGGTGGAGGCCCCCCCTTCCCTCACCCTGCCGCTGCGGGCCGATGCGCTGCGGCGCTGCCTCGGCAACCTGCTGGACAATGCCCGCCGCCACGCCGCCCATGTGGCGATTGCCGTGCGCCCCACCCCCGGCTGGGCCGAGGTGCACGTGGACGATGACGGCCCAGGCATCCCCGCCGACACGCGGGAGGGTGCCTTCAAGCCCTTCGCCAGCTTCTCCACCGGCGGCACGGGGCTGGGGCTGGCCATCGCCCGCGACATCGCCCGCGCCCATGGCGGGGAGATCGCGCTGGAGGAGAGCCCGATGGGCGGCTTGCGCGCCACGATTCGGCTCCCGATGTAG
- the cysE gene encoding serine O-acetyltransferase: protein MDRFEIDAGAESGLDLSSGPEALWAALRAEAARAAEAEPVLRGLLELAVLRHDTLRSALAALLARKLAEPLMPAERLEDLVREAGPALAELAAADLSANRRRDPAARGWLAPFLYYKGFHALTWHRVAHGLWRDGRQDLAFYLQSRCALVFGVDIHPAVPVGRGVFIDHATGVVVGETASIGNDVSILQGVTLGGTGKERGDRHPKVRDGVLLSAGATVLGNIEVGRGAKVGAGSVVLASVPPCATVAGVPARVVGWCRDAVPALAMDQSLPGTAAG, encoded by the coding sequence ATGGACCGGTTCGAGATCGACGCGGGGGCCGAATCCGGCCTCGATCTGTCGTCGGGACCGGAAGCGCTCTGGGCCGCCTTGCGGGCCGAGGCCGCCCGCGCCGCTGAGGCGGAGCCGGTGCTGCGCGGCCTGCTGGAACTCGCGGTGCTGCGCCACGACACGCTGCGCTCGGCGCTCGCCGCCCTGCTGGCCCGCAAGCTGGCCGAGCCGCTGATGCCCGCTGAGCGGCTGGAGGATCTGGTGCGGGAGGCCGGGCCCGCCCTGGCCGAGCTCGCCGCCGCCGACCTCTCCGCCAACCGCCGGCGCGACCCGGCCGCGCGGGGCTGGCTGGCCCCCTTCCTCTACTACAAGGGCTTCCACGCCCTGACCTGGCACCGCGTGGCGCACGGGCTGTGGCGGGATGGCCGCCAGGACCTGGCCTTCTACCTGCAGAGCCGCTGCGCCCTGGTGTTCGGCGTGGACATCCACCCCGCCGTGCCCGTCGGCCGCGGCGTGTTCATCGACCACGCGACGGGCGTGGTGGTGGGGGAGACGGCCTCGATCGGCAACGACGTCTCCATCCTCCAGGGCGTCACCCTCGGCGGCACGGGGAAGGAGCGGGGCGACCGGCACCCGAAGGTGCGGGACGGCGTGCTGCTCTCGGCCGGCGCCACGGTGCTGGGGAACATCGAGGTGGGGCGCGGCGCCAAGGTGGGCGCGGGCAGCGTGGTGCTGGCGAGCGTGCCGCCCTGCGCCACCGTGGCGGGCGTGCCCGCGCGCGTGGTGGGCTGGTGCCGGGACGCGGTGCCGGCGCTGGCGATGGATCAGAGCCTGCCCGGGACTGCGGCGGGCTGA
- a CDS encoding M15 family metallopeptidase, whose amino-acid sequence MPDWPRSSTTDLVAFYGAPDADADGEADARWERDNIIAIPAPWTMVAAWDPKLPIRKIRVHWRVAESLQRVFASILSGYGGSTDRIIAARLHLYGGAYNFRLIRGGSSLSMHAYGAAIDLDPERNGLGKPWKPDSGMMARPVVEAFKAEGWVWGGDWENRPDAMHFQAAR is encoded by the coding sequence ATGCCGGACTGGCCACGCTCCAGCACGACGGATCTCGTCGCCTTCTACGGGGCGCCTGACGCCGACGCGGACGGAGAGGCCGACGCGCGCTGGGAGCGGGACAACATCATCGCCATCCCAGCGCCCTGGACGATGGTCGCGGCCTGGGATCCGAAGCTGCCCATCCGCAAGATCCGCGTGCACTGGCGCGTGGCGGAGAGCCTGCAGCGCGTCTTCGCGAGCATTCTCTCCGGCTACGGCGGCAGCACGGACCGGATCATCGCCGCGCGGCTCCATTTGTACGGCGGCGCCTACAACTTCCGGCTGATCCGCGGCGGATCCAGCCTCTCCATGCACGCCTACGGCGCCGCCATCGACCTCGACCCCGAGCGGAACGGCCTGGGCAAGCCCTGGAAGCCCGACAGCGGCATGATGGCGCGGCCGGTCGTCGAGGCCTTCAAGGCCGAGGGGTGGGTCTGGGGCGGGGACTGGGAGAACAGGCCGGACGCCATGCACTTCCAGGCCGCCCGGTAG
- the ychF gene encoding redox-regulated ATPase YchF, whose protein sequence is MGFNCGIVGLPNVGKSTLFNALTQTAAAQAANYPFCTIEPNVGRVGVPDPRLDALARIGKSAKKVPTSLEFVDIAGLVRGASRGEGLGNQFLANIREVDAIVHVLRCFEDGDITHVEGSVDPVRDAETVETELMLADLDSLEKRLVPAQKKAKNGDKESAAFVALAEPIVAALADGRPARTAVPKGEEIAAARLQLMTTKPVLYVCNVEEGSAATGNAFSARVEEMARAQGAKAVIVSAAIEAEISQMADEDRAEFLDSLGLKDSGLDRIIRAGHDLLGLITYFTVGPKEARAWTITKGTKAPQAAAVIHNDFERGFIACETTAYDDFVALGGEQGAKEAGKMRVEGKEYVVKDGDILLFRFNV, encoded by the coding sequence ATGGGCTTTAATTGCGGCATCGTGGGCCTGCCCAACGTCGGCAAGTCCACCCTCTTCAACGCGCTGACGCAGACGGCGGCCGCCCAGGCCGCCAACTATCCCTTCTGCACCATCGAGCCGAACGTGGGCCGCGTGGGCGTGCCCGACCCGCGGCTGGACGCGCTGGCGCGCATCGGCAAGTCGGCGAAGAAGGTCCCGACCTCCCTCGAGTTCGTGGACATCGCCGGGCTGGTGCGCGGTGCCTCCCGCGGGGAGGGGCTGGGCAACCAGTTCCTGGCGAACATCCGGGAGGTGGACGCCATCGTCCACGTGCTGCGCTGCTTCGAGGACGGGGACATCACCCATGTCGAGGGCAGCGTGGATCCGGTGCGGGACGCGGAGACGGTCGAGACGGAGCTGATGCTCGCCGACCTGGACAGCCTGGAGAAGCGCCTGGTCCCCGCCCAGAAGAAGGCGAAGAACGGCGACAAGGAGAGCGCGGCCTTCGTGGCGCTGGCCGAGCCGATCGTCGCCGCCCTGGCCGATGGCAGGCCCGCCCGCACCGCCGTGCCGAAGGGCGAGGAGATCGCCGCCGCCCGGCTGCAGCTGATGACGACGAAGCCCGTCCTCTACGTCTGCAACGTGGAGGAAGGATCCGCCGCCACCGGTAATGCCTTCTCCGCCCGCGTGGAGGAGATGGCGCGCGCGCAGGGCGCCAAGGCCGTGATCGTCTCCGCCGCCATCGAGGCGGAGATCAGCCAGATGGCGGACGAGGACCGGGCGGAGTTCCTGGACAGCCTCGGGCTGAAGGACAGCGGGCTGGACCGCATCATCCGCGCCGGCCACGATCTGCTGGGGCTGATCACCTACTTCACCGTGGGCCCGAAGGAGGCCCGCGCCTGGACGATCACGAAGGGCACCAAGGCCCCGCAGGCCGCCGCCGTGATCCACAACGACTTCGAGCGCGGCTTCATCGCCTGCGAGACCACCGCCTACGACGATTTCGTGGCGCTGGGCGGGGAGCAGGGGGCGAAGGAGGCCGGGAAGATGCGGGTGGAAGGGAAGGAGTACGTCGTGAAGGACGGCGACATCCTGCTGTTCCGCTTCAACGTGTGA
- a CDS encoding Na/Pi symporter, translating to MPYPDRRTLLLALALCLVGVPALAQGGGEQGLDWLKLIMSSIGGLALFLLGVSEMASGLGCVAGGRVERWLHGATNGPIRGLATGVAATTVLDSSSVTIILLIGLVDSGLLNFAAALPVILGSNIGTTVSSQVFALGVDDYAPVALAGGLLVRAFVKNEKVRGWGQVVAGIGLILFGLNILGDAMEPLKEHPGIVEWLRATETPLRGVLIGAVFTLLIQSSSATLGVVITMAGQGIIDLPTGLAMMLGAEIGTCSDTLIATIGRSRAAVRAGLFHLGFNLITVAVGVALIGPLAALASWTSSETQHQIANAHVAFNVIGALAFLWITPLCARLLERLVPERGDGAKAEKAPA from the coding sequence ATGCCGTACCCGGATCGTCGGACACTCCTCCTCGCCCTCGCGCTCTGCCTCGTGGGCGTGCCCGCCCTGGCGCAGGGCGGCGGGGAACAGGGGCTGGACTGGCTGAAGCTCATCATGTCCAGCATCGGCGGGCTGGCCCTCTTCCTCCTCGGCGTGTCGGAGATGGCGTCCGGGCTCGGCTGCGTGGCGGGCGGCCGGGTGGAGCGCTGGCTGCACGGCGCGACGAACGGCCCGATCCGCGGCCTGGCCACGGGCGTGGCCGCGACCACGGTGCTGGACAGCTCCTCCGTCACCATCATCCTGCTGATCGGGCTGGTGGACTCGGGGCTTCTGAACTTCGCCGCGGCCCTGCCCGTCATCCTCGGCAGCAACATCGGCACCACCGTCTCCTCCCAGGTCTTCGCGCTGGGGGTGGATGACTACGCGCCCGTGGCGCTGGCCGGCGGGCTGCTCGTCCGCGCCTTCGTGAAGAACGAGAAGGTCAGGGGATGGGGGCAGGTGGTCGCGGGGATCGGCCTCATCCTCTTCGGGCTGAACATCCTGGGCGACGCGATGGAACCGCTGAAGGAGCACCCGGGCATCGTGGAGTGGCTCCGCGCCACCGAGACGCCGCTGCGGGGGGTGCTGATCGGCGCGGTCTTCACCCTGCTGATCCAGTCCTCCTCCGCCACGCTGGGGGTGGTGATCACCATGGCTGGCCAGGGGATCATCGACCTGCCGACGGGGCTGGCGATGATGCTGGGGGCGGAGATCGGCACCTGCTCCGACACGCTGATCGCGACGATCGGCCGCTCCCGCGCCGCGGTGCGGGCCGGGCTGTTCCACCTGGGCTTCAACCTGATCACGGTGGCGGTCGGCGTGGCGCTGATCGGCCCGCTGGCGGCGCTCGCCTCCTGGACCAGCTCGGAGACGCAGCACCAGATCGCCAATGCCCACGTCGCCTTCAACGTGATCGGGGCGCTGGCCTTCCTATGGATCACGCCCCTCTGCGCGCGGCTGCTGGAACGGCTGGTGCCGGAGCGGGGCGATGGGGCGAAGGCCGAGAAGGCGCCGGCCTGA
- the pth gene encoding aminoacyl-tRNA hydrolase yields MRLWVGLGNPGAEHAKQRHNIGFMALERIASRHRFGPWRGRFKGETCEGTIAGQRIVLLKPQTYMNDSGNSVQPAAAFLKIPLTDITAFHDELDLAPGKVRVKKGGGAAGHNGLRDMQRAFSSPDFWRVRLGIGHPGHKDRVHGHVLGNFAKVDAEWLDRLLDAVADACPLLAEDRPEEFMTKMALLTA; encoded by the coding sequence ATGCGGCTGTGGGTGGGCCTGGGCAATCCGGGCGCGGAGCACGCGAAGCAGCGGCACAATATCGGCTTCATGGCGCTGGAGCGCATCGCCTCCCGCCACCGCTTCGGTCCCTGGCGCGGCCGCTTCAAGGGCGAGACGTGCGAGGGCACGATCGCCGGCCAGCGGATCGTGCTGCTGAAGCCGCAGACCTACATGAACGACAGCGGCAACTCCGTGCAGCCCGCCGCCGCCTTCCTGAAGATCCCGCTCACCGACATCACCGCCTTCCACGACGAGCTGGACCTCGCCCCGGGCAAGGTCCGGGTAAAGAAGGGCGGGGGCGCCGCCGGGCATAACGGCCTGCGCGACATGCAGCGCGCCTTCTCCTCCCCCGATTTCTGGCGCGTACGGCTGGGCATCGGCCATCCCGGCCACAAGGACCGGGTGCACGGCCACGTCCTCGGCAACTTCGCCAAGGTGGACGCGGAGTGGCTGGACCGGCTGCTGGACGCCGTGGCCGATGCCTGCCCGCTGCTGGCGGAGGACCGGCCGGAGGAGTTCATGACGAAGATGGCGCTGCTGACCGCGTAG